In the genome of Candidatus Marinarcus aquaticus, the window TGAAAGCGAATAATTATGTCAATTTAACCAAGTACTCAAAGTCTTTTAGAGATTTTGCGTATATTATCTCGCAAATGGATAGAATTTTGACCGTGGATACGGCCACGTATCATATTGCTGAAGCCTTTTTTATCCCAACCTTGGTGATGTTCAGTAATGATAAAATGGAACAACGGCTTGCTTATTATGAACACGTTAAAGGTATTGAAGTCAAAGACAAAACCAAACCACTTTCAAAGTTTATTTTTGAAAATGAAAAACTCAATTTATACCATTTTGATAACTGGCAGAGTTTAAAAGTGGGTAAGGTAATGAAGTTATTAGAAAAAATTGGATAAAATGGCGAAATTATAATATTAATGAAAGGCAAATCTATGAACTTTGTTTCAATTTTAATGGGTAGTAAATCTGATTATGAAATCATGAAGCACTGCGCAGATACTTTAGAAAAATTTGACGTTAAATATGAAATTGTTATCTCTTCTGCTCACAGAAGTCCAGAGAGAACTAAAAACTATATTAAATCTGCTGAAGAGAAAGGTGCTGTTGCATTTATTGCAGCTGCTGGTATGGCGGCTCACCTTGCTGGTGCTGTTGCTGCAACAACCACGAAACCAGTTATTGGTGTTCCAATGAAAGGTGGAGCAATGGACGGGATGGATGCGATGTTATCTACGGTTCAAATGCCTGCAGGTATGCCTGTTGGGACGGTTGCATTAGGACGAAGTGGTGCAGTAAATGCAGCATACTTTGCAATGCAAATTTTAGCAATCACAGATAAAGAGCTGGCGATTAAACTTAAAGAGGACCGAGTGGTTCAATCTAAAAAAGTTGAAGCCGATTCAGCTGAGATTGAAGTTATTCTTTAATGAACCAAGTTGCACTGTTTACACTGCCAAATTGTAAATGGTGCAACGAGGCGAAAGCCTATTTAAAATCAAAAAAGATACGATTTAATATCGTTGATGTATCTAAAAACAAACACGCTTTAAATGATTGCAAACGACATGGGTGCAAAGGTGCCCCTGTTGTTCTCATCAATGAGACATGGATTTGTGGTTTTGATAAAGCAAAAATAAATAAAGAACTAGGGATAAAATAGATGGTTACATTTTCACAACTACTGCTAAAACTACAAGAATTTTGGGCAAATCAAGGGTGTAATATCGTACAACCGTATGATATACCTGCTGGGGCTGGTACATTCCACCCTGCAACACTGTTGCGAAGTTTGGACTCAAAACCTTGGAGTGTGGCATACGTTGCACCAAGTAGAAGACCAACCGATGGTCGATACGGAGAGAATCCTAACCGTTTAGGTTCATACTACCAGTTCCAAGCGCTCATTAAACCAAGCCCACAAAACATTCAGGATTTATATTTACAATCTTTAGAGTTTTTAGGATTGGATACATCAAAACATGATATTCGATTTGTAGAAGACAACTGGGAGTCTCCAACGCTTGGAGCATGGGGACTTGGTTGGGAAGTTTGGCTTGATGGAATGGAAGTAACTCAGTTTACATATTTTCAACAAGTAGGTGGACTTCCATGTGATCCTGTTGCTGTAGAGATTACATATGGAACTGAGCGATTAGCAATGTATCTTCAAGGGGTTGATACGGTATTTGATATTGTATGGAATGAGAATGAACACGGGGTAACAACTTATAAAGATATTCACTTAGAGGGTGAAATTGAGTTCTCAAAATACAACTTTGAAATTGCCGATACAAAGATGTTATTCCAACACTTTGATGATGCATTTAATGAGTGTAAACGATGTTTAGAGGCGCAACTTCCCTTGCCCGCATACGATCAATGTATGATTGCTTCACATGCCTTTAACACACTCGATGCCAGAAAAGCAATCTCAGTTACTGAACGACAAAACTACATCTTAAAAGTGCGTGAACTGGCACAAGGGTGTGCAGTACAATATAAAGAGCAGGAAAAAGAGCGTTTAGAAAGACTCAATTGATTGAGTCTTTCAGCTCTTTTTGACTTTTGTTTGTAAGTTAAGAACTTACACAAAAGGCAGGTGTGAACTAGAAGCGAAGCTTCGTATCGATTGAAGTTGAGTGACGCGAAATCAATCGTTGTGAGAGATGAGTCAAGCATTAAGGAAAAGAATGAAAATAAAAGAGATATATGCTTTTTTAAATGAGCTATCACCGTTTGAACTGCAAGAGAAATGGGACAACTCAGGTCTACTTGTAGGGAATATGAATGATGATGTTCAACGAGTCTATATCAGCTTGGATTTGGATGAAGAGCTTTTAGAAGAGGTGAAACCTAACTCTTTAATCATCACGCATCATCCTTTGATTTTTTCAAGTTTAAAACAGGTCAATTATGACTCATATGCGACCAAACTTTTAAAAGTCTTGATTCAAAAAGAGATAGCTTTGATTTGCATGCACACCAATTTTGATGTGACGCATCTGAATCGTTATGTGGCACAAGAGGTTTTAGGCTTAGATGTGATTGAACATGAAGGATATATCTGTTATGCCAATGTAAATCAATCTTTTCAAACATTTCATGCTCATATTTCAAGTGCATTGAATTTAGAGTACACCAAAGTGGTACAATGCAGTGACGAAGTGAAAAAAGTTGCACTCATCACAGGTGCAGGCATGTCAATGATTGCAGAAGTGCAAGCAGATTGTTTCTTAACGGGAGATATTAAATATCATGATGCTATGGAAGCAAAAAGCAGAGGAATTTCATTAATTGACATTGGACACTATGAAAGTGAAAAATATTTCGCACCCCTTCTTTTAGGACTTTGTGAAGAATATTTGAAAAAAAATAAATTACAAGCTATAATAACAGCTTCAAAAAATCCATTTATGTTTCATTTATAAGGAGAAACGGTTGAATAAATACCTAGAACAGTTAGTACAGTTATCAAAATATGACGGCAAAATCAGTGCATTTGAACCACAAATTGAGAATGAAAAAGCAAAATTATCAGTTTTTTTACAAACAGCTGACTCGATTTCTACTCAAATCGATGCTGCGTATGCAGAAATTGATGATTTAAAATCAAAGCGAACAAAAAACAATATTCACTTAGCTGAATTAAAAACAAAATTAGAAGACATCAGTAAAAAACATCATGATGTTCAAAATGAAAAAGAGTTAAAAGCTTTACAACTTGAAGAAGAGATTGCAAAAGAGCAAGTTTCATTTGCCAATGAAGAGATTGCACGATTGGATGATTTAACAGTTGCTAAAGAAGAACAACTTAATGAATTAAAAGCAAAACTTGAAGAAGAGAAAGAACAAATTTCTGAACTGCAAGTGGCTGTGGACAATGCAATTGAAGATTTAAACAAAGACAGAAACAATGTATATCAACAACGTTCAGTGCTGTTAGAGCAATTTGATAATAAAATTTTAACGTTCTATGAAAAAATCAGAAGATGGGCTAAAGACAGTGCTGTGGTTCCAGTTAAAAAACAAGCATGTTGTGGATGCTTTATGAAAATCAATGACAAAACATACGCAGAAGTCATTAAAGCAGAAGAGATTATTAACTGTCCTCACTGTGGAAGAATTCTTTATAAAGAAGTAGAAACTGAAGAGGCTTAATTTGAGCCTTTTTAGTGTTATTTACTACATTCTGGCAAGCTTCGTTTACCTCTTAGCTTTGCCATATCTCATCTACAAATCACGAACTTTAAAATACA includes:
- a CDS encoding zinc ribbon domain-containing protein, with amino-acid sequence MNKYLEQLVQLSKYDGKISAFEPQIENEKAKLSVFLQTADSISTQIDAAYAEIDDLKSKRTKNNIHLAELKTKLEDISKKHHDVQNEKELKALQLEEEIAKEQVSFANEEIARLDDLTVAKEEQLNELKAKLEEEKEQISELQVAVDNAIEDLNKDRNNVYQQRSVLLEQFDNKILTFYEKIRRWAKDSAVVPVKKQACCGCFMKINDKTYAEVIKAEEIINCPHCGRILYKEVETEEA
- the purE gene encoding 5-(carboxyamino)imidazole ribonucleotide mutase — its product is MNFVSILMGSKSDYEIMKHCADTLEKFDVKYEIVISSAHRSPERTKNYIKSAEEKGAVAFIAAAGMAAHLAGAVAATTTKPVIGVPMKGGAMDGMDAMLSTVQMPAGMPVGTVALGRSGAVNAAYFAMQILAITDKELAIKLKEDRVVQSKKVEADSAEIEVIL
- the glyQ gene encoding glycine--tRNA ligase subunit alpha; amino-acid sequence: MVTFSQLLLKLQEFWANQGCNIVQPYDIPAGAGTFHPATLLRSLDSKPWSVAYVAPSRRPTDGRYGENPNRLGSYYQFQALIKPSPQNIQDLYLQSLEFLGLDTSKHDIRFVEDNWESPTLGAWGLGWEVWLDGMEVTQFTYFQQVGGLPCDPVAVEITYGTERLAMYLQGVDTVFDIVWNENEHGVTTYKDIHLEGEIEFSKYNFEIADTKMLFQHFDDAFNECKRCLEAQLPLPAYDQCMIASHAFNTLDARKAISVTERQNYILKVRELAQGCAVQYKEQEKERLERLN
- a CDS encoding glutaredoxin family protein translates to MNQVALFTLPNCKWCNEAKAYLKSKKIRFNIVDVSKNKHALNDCKRHGCKGAPVVLINETWICGFDKAKINKELGIK
- a CDS encoding Nif3-like dinuclear metal center hexameric protein; its protein translation is MKIKEIYAFLNELSPFELQEKWDNSGLLVGNMNDDVQRVYISLDLDEELLEEVKPNSLIITHHPLIFSSLKQVNYDSYATKLLKVLIQKEIALICMHTNFDVTHLNRYVAQEVLGLDVIEHEGYICYANVNQSFQTFHAHISSALNLEYTKVVQCSDEVKKVALITGAGMSMIAEVQADCFLTGDIKYHDAMEAKSRGISLIDIGHYESEKYFAPLLLGLCEEYLKKNKLQAIITASKNPFMFHL